Proteins encoded in a region of the Flavobacteriaceae bacterium HL-DH10 genome:
- the rpoB gene encoding DNA-directed RNA polymerase subunit beta, translating to MLSTQAERLNFSSIVNRTEYPDFLDIQIKSFQDFFQLETKSEERGDEGLYNTFMENFPITDSRNQFVLEFLDYFVDPPRYAIDECIERGLTYSVPLKARLKLYCTDPEHEDFETIVQDVYLGTIPYMTPSGTFCINGAERVVVSQLHRSPGVFFGQSFHANGTKLYSARVIPFKGSWIEFATDINQVMYAYIDRKKKLPVTTLFRAIGFERDKDILEIFDLAEEVKVSKSGLKKYLGRKLAARVLNTWHEDFVDEDTGEVVSIERNEIVLDRDTILDKDNLEEILEVDVKTILLHKESAEQGDYAIIHNTLQKDPTNSEKEAVEHIYRQLRNAEPPDEETARGIIDKLFFSDQRYSLGEVGRYRMNKKLQLDIGMDKQVLTKEDIITIIKYLIELINSKAEIDDIDHLSNRRVRTVGEQLSSQFGVGLARMARTIRERMNVRDNEVFTPIDLINAKTLSSVINSFFGTNQLSQFMDQTNPLAEITHKRRLSALGPGGLSRERAGFEVRDVHYTHYGRLCPIETPEGPNIGLISSLSVFAKVNSMGFIETPYRKVTDGVVDIKNEPIYLSAEEEEEKLIGQATVKVDENGKILHDKVIARMEGDFPVIEPTALDYTDVAPNQISSISASLIPFLEHDDANRALMGSNMMRQAVPLLRVDAPIVGTGLERQVASDSRVLINAEGVGEVLYVDANEIKIKYDRTEDEAKVSFDSDIKTYQLVKFRKTNQGTSINLKPIVVKGDKVTKGQVLCEGYATQKGELALGRNMKVAFMPWKGYNFEDAIVISEKVVREDIFTSIHIDEYSLEVRDTKLGNEELTNDIPNVSEEATKDLDENGMIRVGAEVKPGDILIGKITPKGESDPTPEEKLLRAIFGDKAGDVKDASLKASPSLHGVVIEKKLFARAVKDKRKRAQDKDDILALEAQYDRKFDDLKDVLIEKLFNIVNGKTAQGIFNDLGEEVLPKGKKFTLKMLNAVDDYAHLVSGKWTTDDHTNQLVADLIHNYKIKENDLQGSLRREKFTISVGDELPAGIIKLAKVYIAKKRKLKVGDKMAGRHGNKGIVARIVRQEDMPFLEDGTPVDIVLNPLGVPSRMNIGQIYETVLGWAGQKLGRTYATPIFDGATIDQINGFTDEAGIPRYGHSYLYDGGTGQRFDQPATVGVIYMLKLGHMVDDKMHARSIGPYSLITQQPLGGKAQFGGQRFGEMEVWALEAYGASSTLREILTVKSDDVIGRAKTYEAIVKGEPMPDPGLPESFNVLMHELKGLGLDIRLEE from the coding sequence ATGTTATCAACACAAGCTGAAAGATTAAATTTCTCTTCTATTGTAAATAGAACAGAATATCCAGATTTTTTGGATATTCAGATTAAATCCTTCCAGGATTTTTTCCAATTAGAAACAAAATCTGAAGAAAGAGGAGATGAAGGTCTATATAATACCTTCATGGAGAACTTCCCTATCACAGATTCACGTAATCAATTCGTATTAGAATTTTTAGATTACTTTGTAGATCCACCAAGATATGCTATTGATGAGTGTATTGAAAGAGGGCTTACTTACAGCGTTCCGCTAAAAGCAAGGTTAAAGTTATATTGTACAGACCCTGAACATGAGGATTTCGAGACTATTGTTCAAGATGTGTATTTAGGAACAATACCTTACATGACACCTAGTGGTACTTTTTGTATCAATGGAGCAGAGCGTGTAGTGGTATCTCAATTACACCGTTCACCAGGGGTATTCTTTGGTCAATCTTTCCATGCTAATGGAACAAAATTATATTCAGCAAGAGTTATACCATTCAAAGGATCGTGGATTGAGTTTGCTACAGATATCAATCAGGTAATGTATGCTTACATTGATAGAAAGAAAAAATTACCTGTTACAACACTTTTCCGTGCTATTGGATTTGAGCGTGATAAAGATATTTTAGAGATTTTTGATTTAGCTGAAGAAGTTAAAGTATCAAAATCTGGTTTGAAGAAATATTTAGGAAGAAAATTAGCAGCCCGTGTACTTAACACTTGGCATGAGGATTTTGTTGATGAAGATACAGGTGAGGTAGTCTCTATCGAGCGTAATGAAATTGTATTAGATCGTGATACCATTCTAGATAAAGATAATCTTGAAGAGATTCTTGAAGTTGATGTTAAAACGATTCTTTTACATAAAGAAAGTGCAGAACAAGGTGATTATGCTATTATTCATAACACACTTCAAAAAGATCCAACAAACTCTGAAAAAGAGGCTGTTGAACATATTTATAGACAATTACGTAATGCTGAGCCGCCAGATGAGGAAACAGCACGTGGAATTATAGATAAATTATTCTTTAGTGACCAACGTTACTCTTTAGGTGAAGTAGGTCGTTATAGAATGAATAAAAAATTACAGTTAGATATCGGAATGGATAAGCAAGTGCTTACTAAAGAAGATATCATAACTATTATAAAGTATTTAATCGAGCTTATCAATTCTAAAGCGGAGATTGATGATATTGATCACTTATCTAACCGTCGTGTACGTACAGTAGGTGAGCAGTTATCTTCTCAGTTTGGTGTTGGTTTAGCACGTATGGCTCGTACTATACGTGAGCGTATGAACGTTCGTGATAATGAGGTGTTTACTCCAATAGATTTAATTAATGCTAAGACGTTATCGTCTGTAATTAATTCATTCTTTGGTACAAACCAGTTATCTCAATTTATGGATCAAACAAATCCATTAGCAGAGATTACTCATAAGCGCCGTTTATCGGCTCTTGGACCTGGAGGTCTTTCTAGAGAAAGAGCAGGTTTCGAGGTTCGTGATGTTCACTATACACACTACGGACGTTTATGTCCTATTGAAACACCAGAGGGACCAAATATTGGTTTAATTTCTTCACTTTCAGTATTTGCAAAGGTAAATTCAATGGGATTCATTGAAACACCTTATAGAAAAGTTACTGATGGTGTGGTTGATATTAAAAATGAACCAATTTATTTAAGTGCTGAAGAGGAAGAAGAAAAATTAATCGGTCAGGCAACTGTAAAAGTTGATGAGAATGGTAAAATTTTACATGATAAGGTAATTGCTAGAATGGAAGGTGACTTCCCTGTAATAGAGCCAACAGCTCTTGATTATACAGATGTTGCACCAAACCAAATCTCATCTATATCAGCATCTTTAATTCCTTTCTTAGAACATGATGATGCAAATAGAGCCTTGATGGGATCTAACATGATGCGTCAAGCAGTGCCTTTACTTAGAGTAGATGCGCCAATTGTAGGAACTGGTTTAGAACGTCAAGTAGCATCAGATTCTCGTGTTTTAATTAATGCAGAAGGAGTTGGAGAAGTTCTTTATGTAGATGCTAATGAAATTAAAATAAAATACGATCGTACTGAAGATGAAGCTAAAGTAAGTTTTGATAGTGATATTAAAACCTACCAATTAGTTAAATTCAGAAAAACAAACCAAGGAACTTCTATCAACCTTAAACCAATTGTAGTTAAAGGAGATAAAGTAACTAAAGGTCAGGTTTTATGTGAAGGATATGCTACTCAAAAAGGAGAGTTAGCACTTGGTAGAAATATGAAAGTAGCCTTCATGCCTTGGAAAGGATATAACTTTGAGGATGCGATTGTAATTTCTGAAAAAGTAGTTCGTGAAGATATATTCACATCTATTCATATAGATGAGTATTCTTTAGAAGTTAGAGATACTAAATTAGGTAATGAAGAGTTAACTAATGATATTCCTAATGTTTCTGAAGAAGCGACTAAAGATTTAGATGAAAACGGAATGATCCGTGTAGGTGCCGAGGTTAAACCTGGCGATATCCTAATTGGTAAAATTACACCAAAAGGTGAATCAGATCCAACACCAGAAGAAAAATTATTACGTGCTATCTTTGGAGATAAAGCAGGTGATGTGAAAGATGCTTCTTTAAAAGCGTCTCCTTCTTTACACGGTGTTGTTATTGAAAAGAAATTATTTGCTAGAGCTGTAAAAGATAAACGTAAGAGAGCTCAAGACAAAGATGATATTCTAGCTTTAGAAGCACAATACGACAGAAAGTTTGATGATTTAAAAGATGTTTTAATCGAAAAACTTTTCAATATTGTAAATGGAAAAACAGCTCAAGGTATTTTTAACGATTTAGGGGAAGAAGTTTTACCAAAAGGTAAAAAATTCACACTAAAAATGTTAAATGCTGTTGATGACTATGCCCATTTAGTGTCTGGAAAATGGACTACTGATGATCATACAAACCAATTAGTAGCCGATTTAATTCATAACTATAAAATTAAAGAAAACGATTTACAAGGTTCTTTAAGACGTGAGAAATTCACGATTTCTGTAGGTGATGAATTACCAGCAGGTATCATCAAATTAGCGAAAGTTTATATTGCTAAAAAACGTAAGCTTAAAGTTGGTGATAAAATGGCAGGACGTCACGGTAACAAAGGTATTGTTGCTCGTATCGTTCGTCAAGAAGATATGCCATTCTTGGAAGACGGAACGCCTGTTGATATTGTATTAAATCCACTTGGTGTACCATCTCGTATGAATATTGGTCAAATTTATGAAACTGTTCTTGGATGGGCAGGTCAAAAATTAGGACGTACTTACGCAACACCAATTTTCGATGGAGCTACTATAGATCAAATTAACGGATTTACAGATGAAGCTGGAATCCCAAGATATGGACATAGTTATTTATATGATGGTGGAACAGGACAGCGTTTCGATCAACCAGCAACAGTTGGTGTGATTTACATGCTGAAATTAGGACACATGGTAGACGATAAAATGCACGCGCGTTCTATTGGACCTTACTCATTAATCACACAACAACCTCTTGGTGGTAAAGCACAATTTGGTGGTCAGCGTTTTGGTGAGATGGAAGTTTGGGCACTTGAGGCTTATGGAGCATCAAGTACCTTACGTGAGATTTTAACTGTAAAGTCTGATGATGTTATTGGTAGAGCTAAAACTTACGAAGCTATCGTTAAAGGTGAGCCAATGCCAGATCCAGGATTACCAGAATCATTCAACGTACTTATGCACGAATTGAAAGGTTTAGGATTAGATATCAGATTAGAGGAGTAA
- the rplL gene encoding 50S ribosomal protein L7/L12, with product MADLKDFAEQLVNLTVKEVNELATILKDEYGIEPAAAAAVAVAGPAAGGEAEEAQTEFDVILKAAGSSKLAVVKLVKELTGLGLKEAKGLVDDAPSAIKEGVSKDEAEGLKSSLEEAGAEVELK from the coding sequence ATGGCAGATTTAAAAGATTTCGCAGAACAATTAGTTAACCTTACTGTAAAAGAAGTAAATGAGTTAGCAACTATATTAAAAGATGAGTATGGTATCGAGCCTGCTGCTGCTGCTGCAGTTGCTGTTGCTGGTCCTGCTGCAGGTGGAGAAGCTGAAGAAGCTCAAACTGAATTTGATGTTATTTTAAAAGCAGCAGGTAGTTCTAAATTAGCTGTTGTAAAATTAGTTAAAGAATTAACTGGTTTAGGTTTAAAAGAAGCTAAAGGTTTAGTTGATGATGCACCAAGTGCAATTAAAGAAGGTGTTTCTAAAGACGAAGCTGAAGGTTTAAAATCTTCATTAGAAGAAGCAGGAGCTGAGGTTGAGCTTAAGTAA
- a CDS encoding DUF3467 domain-containing protein: protein MADQKENQKQGQINIELDEKVAEGTYSNLAIINHSVSEFVVDFVNIMPGVPKSKVKSRIILTPQHAKRLLKALADNVNRFENSHGEIKDYEQPPIPLNFGPTGQA from the coding sequence ATGGCAGACCAAAAAGAAAATCAAAAGCAAGGACAAATTAATATTGAATTAGATGAAAAAGTAGCAGAAGGAACTTATTCTAATCTAGCCATAATTAATCATTCAGTTTCAGAATTTGTTGTTGATTTTGTGAATATTATGCCAGGTGTTCCTAAAAGCAAAGTGAAATCTAGAATTATATTAACACCTCAGCATGCTAAACGATTATTAAAAGCTTTAGCCGATAATGTAAATAGATTTGAAAATTCACATGGTGAAATAAAAGATTATGAGCAACCTCCAATTCCATTAAATTTTGGACCAACTGGTCAAGCATAA
- a CDS encoding peptide chain release factor 3, producing MSFLKEIQRRRTFGIISHPDAGKTTLTEKLLLFGGAIQEAGAVKSNKIKKGATSDFMEIERQRGISVATSVLAFEYNGIKINILDTPGHKDFAEDTFRTLTAVDSVIVVIDVAKGVEEQTEKLVEVCRMRNIPMIVFINKMDREGKDAFDLLDEVEQKLGLKVTPLSFPIGMGYDFKGIYNIWEKNVNLFSGDSRKDIEETIEISDLSSPELDKLVGEKAANTLREEIELVDGIYPKFDKEDYLSGNLQPVFFGSALNNFGVRELLDCFVDIAPKPRPKQSEERLVKPNEEKFTGFVFKIHANMDPNHRNRLAFIKIVSGEFKRNAPYLHVRHNKKVKFSSPNAFFAEKKEIVDISYPGDIVGLQDTGTFKIGDTLTEGEVLNYKGVPSFSPEHFRYINNADPLKSKQLFKGIDQLMDEGVAQLFTLELNGRKVIGTVGALQYEVIQYRLEHEYGAKCTYENLNVYKACWVDPEDPKNDEYKEFVRVKQRFLAKDKQNQLVFLADSSFSLQMTQQKYPSIKFHYVSEFN from the coding sequence ATGAGTTTTTTAAAAGAAATACAACGAAGACGTACCTTTGGTATTATATCGCATCCAGATGCTGGTAAAACAACCTTAACTGAAAAATTACTTCTTTTTGGAGGTGCCATACAAGAAGCTGGGGCTGTAAAAAGTAACAAAATAAAAAAAGGCGCTACCAGTGACTTTATGGAAATTGAACGCCAACGTGGAATTTCGGTAGCAACTTCTGTTTTAGCATTTGAATATAATGGTATTAAAATTAATATTCTTGATACGCCTGGACATAAAGATTTTGCTGAAGACACGTTTAGAACACTTACCGCTGTAGATAGTGTTATTGTAGTTATTGATGTTGCTAAGGGTGTAGAGGAACAAACAGAAAAACTAGTTGAAGTTTGCCGAATGCGAAACATTCCTATGATTGTATTCATTAATAAAATGGATAGAGAAGGGAAAGATGCATTTGATTTATTAGATGAAGTAGAGCAAAAATTAGGATTAAAAGTAACGCCTTTAAGTTTCCCTATAGGAATGGGATACGATTTTAAAGGGATTTATAATATTTGGGAGAAAAACGTAAATCTATTTAGTGGAGATAGTAGAAAAGATATTGAAGAAACTATTGAAATTTCAGATTTATCATCTCCAGAATTAGATAAACTAGTTGGAGAAAAAGCAGCAAATACTTTAAGAGAAGAGATAGAACTTGTTGATGGTATTTATCCTAAATTTGATAAAGAAGATTATTTAAGCGGAAATTTACAACCTGTATTTTTTGGTTCTGCTTTAAACAATTTTGGAGTTAGAGAGTTATTAGATTGTTTTGTTGATATTGCTCCAAAACCTAGACCAAAACAAAGTGAAGAACGTTTAGTTAAACCCAATGAAGAGAAATTTACTGGCTTTGTTTTTAAAATTCATGCCAATATGGATCCGAATCATAGAAATCGATTGGCTTTTATAAAAATTGTATCTGGTGAATTTAAACGTAATGCACCTTACTTACATGTAAGGCATAATAAAAAAGTAAAATTTTCTAGTCCTAACGCCTTTTTTGCTGAAAAGAAAGAGATTGTAGACATATCCTATCCTGGTGATATTGTTGGCCTACAGGACACGGGAACTTTTAAAATTGGAGATACATTAACGGAAGGTGAAGTTTTAAATTACAAAGGGGTTCCTAGCTTCTCTCCAGAACATTTTAGATATATTAATAATGCAGATCCTTTAAAATCTAAACAGCTTTTTAAAGGCATCGATCAATTAATGGATGAAGGTGTAGCACAGTTATTTACTCTAGAACTAAATGGTAGAAAAGTTATTGGAACAGTTGGCGCACTTCAATATGAAGTTATTCAATACCGATTAGAGCATGAGTATGGCGCTAAGTGTACATACGAAAACCTAAATGTATATAAAGCGTGTTGGGTAGATCCTGAAGATCCAAAAAATGATGAATACAAAGAGTTTGTTAGAGTAAAACAACGCTTTTTAGCTAAAGACAAACAAAACCAATTAGTCTTTTTAGCGGACTCTTCATTTTCATTACAAATGACACAACAAAAATATCCGAGTATAAAATTCCATTATGTTTCGGAGTTTAATTGA
- the rpoC gene encoding DNA-directed RNA polymerase subunit beta', producing the protein MARKQDKHTVKRFNKISIGLASPESILAESRGEVLKPETINYRTHKPERDGLFCERIFGPVKDYECACGKYKRIRYKGIVCDRCGVEVTEKKVRRDRVGHINLVVPVAHIWYFRSLPNKIGYLLGLPSKKLDMIIYYERYVVIQPGNAKNEEGEPLQKMDFLTEEEYLNILESLPQDNQYLDDTDPNKFLAKMGAECLIDLLARIDLESLSYELRHKANTETSKQRKTEALKRLQVVEALRESNNNRENRPEWMIMKVVPIIPPELRPLVPLDGGRFATSDLNDLYRRVIIRNNRLKRLVEIKAPEVILRNEKRMLQESVDSLFDNTRKSSAVKTDSNRPLKSLSDSLKGKQGRFRQNLLGKRVDYSARSVIVVGPELRLHECGLPKNMAAELYKPFVIRKLIERGIVKTVKSAKKIIDKREPVVWDILENVLKGHPVLLNRAPTLHRLGIQAFQPQLIEGKAIRLHPLVCTAFNADFDGDQMAVHLPLGPEAILECQLLMLASHNILNPANGSPVTVPSQDMVLGLYYMTKLRTSTPEVPILGEGLTFYSPEEVEIAFNEKKVDLNAGIKVRTIDLNEDGKLDRMIVETTVGRVLFNQHVPQAAGYINQVLTKKSLRDIIGNILKVTSVPETADFLDAIRTLGFKFAFQGGLSFSLGDIIIPPEKQGMIDKANGLVDGIMGNYNMGLITNNERYNQVIDIWTSTNAELTELSMKRIREDQQGFNSVFMMLDSGARGSKEQIRQLTGMRGLMAKPKKSNAGGGEIIENPILSNFKEGLSILEYFISTHGARKGLADTALKTADAGYLTRRLVDVSQDVIINTEDCGTLRGVEVEPLKKNDEVVETLEERIVGRVSLNDVYNPLTDELLVEAGQLIDDVIAKTIEASPIESLEVRSALTCEALKGICAKCYGRNLATDKMVQRGEAVGVVAAQSIGEPGTQLTLRTFHVGGIAGNISEENKLAVKFDGVAEIEDLKTVKGQDGEGNDIDVVISRTSELKLTDKKTGIVLSTNNIPYGSTIFVKNGDSLSKGDVVCSWDPYNGVIISEFAGKVKYENIEQGMTYQVEIDEQTGFQEKVISESRNKKLIPTLHIEDAKGETIRSYNLPVGAHLMIDDGEKINIGKILVKIPRKSAKAGDITGGLPRVTELFEARNPSNPAVVSAIDGVVSFGKIKRGNREIIVESKLGDVKKYLVKLSNQILVQENDYVKAGMPLSDGSITPNDILNIKGPSAVQQYLVNEVQEVYRLQGVKINDKHFEVVVRQMMRKVRIIDSGDTIFLEDQLAHKADFILENDAIFGMKVVEDSGDSVNIKAGQIISPRELRDENSLLRREDKQLVVARDAQPATATPILQGITRASLQTKSFISAASFQETTKVLNEAAVAGKVDSLEGLKENVIVGHRIPAGTGMRSYSDIIVGSKEEFDEMMQVKQELNYN; encoded by the coding sequence ATGGCAAGAAAACAAGATAAGCATACAGTAAAGAGGTTTAACAAAATCTCAATTGGTTTAGCATCACCAGAGTCTATTTTAGCAGAGTCAAGAGGTGAAGTTTTAAAACCAGAAACTATCAATTATCGAACTCATAAACCAGAACGTGACGGTTTGTTCTGTGAGCGTATTTTTGGTCCTGTTAAGGATTACGAATGTGCTTGTGGTAAATATAAAAGAATTCGCTACAAAGGTATTGTTTGTGACCGTTGTGGTGTTGAAGTAACAGAAAAGAAAGTACGTCGTGATAGAGTAGGACACATTAATTTAGTGGTTCCTGTGGCTCACATTTGGTACTTCCGTTCATTACCAAACAAAATAGGTTATTTATTAGGATTACCATCTAAGAAATTAGATATGATTATTTACTACGAACGTTATGTAGTAATTCAGCCAGGTAATGCTAAAAATGAAGAGGGAGAACCATTACAAAAAATGGATTTCCTTACGGAAGAAGAATATTTAAATATTCTTGAATCACTTCCACAAGATAATCAATACTTAGATGATACAGACCCTAACAAGTTTCTTGCTAAAATGGGGGCTGAATGTTTAATTGATTTATTAGCTAGAATAGATTTAGAATCTTTATCGTACGAATTACGTCATAAAGCTAATACTGAAACATCTAAACAACGTAAAACAGAAGCTTTAAAACGTTTACAAGTTGTAGAAGCTTTACGTGAGTCTAACAATAATCGTGAAAATCGTCCTGAATGGATGATTATGAAAGTTGTGCCAATTATTCCGCCAGAATTACGTCCTTTAGTGCCGTTAGATGGTGGTCGTTTTGCTACTTCAGATTTAAATGATTTATACCGTCGTGTAATAATCAGAAACAACCGTCTTAAACGATTGGTTGAAATTAAAGCACCAGAAGTTATTTTACGTAATGAAAAACGTATGTTACAAGAATCTGTAGATTCATTGTTTGACAACACACGTAAATCATCTGCTGTAAAAACAGATTCTAACCGACCATTAAAATCATTATCAGATTCACTTAAAGGTAAGCAAGGACGTTTCCGTCAAAACTTACTTGGTAAGCGTGTTGATTATTCTGCACGTTCGGTAATTGTTGTTGGACCAGAATTAAGATTACACGAATGTGGATTGCCAAAAAATATGGCAGCAGAACTTTATAAACCTTTCGTAATTAGAAAATTAATTGAAAGAGGGATTGTAAAAACTGTAAAATCTGCAAAGAAAATTATAGATAAAAGAGAGCCTGTGGTTTGGGATATCTTGGAAAATGTTCTTAAAGGACATCCAGTATTACTAAACCGTGCGCCTACTTTACACCGTTTAGGTATTCAAGCTTTTCAACCTCAATTAATTGAAGGAAAAGCAATTCGTTTACACCCATTAGTATGTACGGCCTTTAATGCCGATTTTGATGGTGATCAAATGGCGGTACATTTACCATTAGGACCAGAAGCTATTTTAGAATGTCAATTATTAATGTTGGCGTCTCATAATATCTTAAATCCTGCTAATGGTTCTCCTGTAACAGTACCTTCACAAGATATGGTACTTGGTCTTTATTATATGACTAAGTTACGTACCTCTACTCCAGAAGTGCCAATTTTAGGAGAAGGTTTAACGTTTTATTCACCAGAAGAAGTTGAAATTGCTTTTAATGAAAAGAAAGTAGACTTAAATGCTGGTATTAAAGTAAGAACTATTGATTTAAATGAAGATGGGAAGTTAGATAGAATGATTGTAGAGACTACTGTTGGTCGTGTGTTGTTTAATCAACACGTGCCTCAAGCAGCAGGTTATATTAATCAAGTACTTACCAAAAAATCTTTAAGAGATATTATTGGTAATATTCTTAAAGTAACTTCGGTTCCTGAAACTGCAGATTTTCTTGATGCGATTAGAACTTTAGGGTTTAAATTTGCATTCCAAGGTGGATTATCATTCAGTTTAGGAGATATTATCATTCCACCAGAAAAACAAGGAATGATTGATAAAGCCAATGGCTTAGTTGACGGTATTATGGGTAACTATAACATGGGACTTATAACTAACAACGAACGTTATAATCAAGTTATTGATATTTGGACTTCTACAAATGCTGAATTGACTGAATTGTCAATGAAACGTATTCGTGAAGATCAACAAGGATTTAACTCGGTATTTATGATGCTTGATTCTGGAGCTCGTGGATCTAAAGAACAGATTCGTCAGCTTACAGGTATGCGTGGATTAATGGCGAAACCTAAAAAATCTAATGCTGGTGGAGGTGAAATTATTGAAAATCCGATTCTTTCTAACTTTAAAGAAGGTCTTTCAATTTTAGAATACTTTATTTCTACTCACGGTGCACGTAAAGGTCTTGCCGATACGGCTCTTAAAACGGCTGATGCAGGTTACTTAACACGTCGTTTAGTAGATGTATCTCAAGATGTTATTATTAACACTGAAGATTGTGGAACTTTAAGAGGTGTAGAAGTTGAGCCATTAAAGAAAAACGATGAAGTTGTTGAAACACTTGAGGAAAGAATTGTAGGTCGTGTATCTTTAAATGATGTATATAATCCATTAACAGACGAGTTGCTAGTTGAAGCAGGTCAGTTAATTGATGATGTTATAGCTAAAACTATTGAAGCATCACCTATAGAAAGTTTAGAAGTACGTTCTGCATTAACTTGTGAAGCTTTAAAAGGTATTTGTGCTAAATGTTACGGACGTAATCTTGCTACCGATAAAATGGTACAACGTGGTGAAGCTGTTGGTGTTGTTGCAGCCCAATCTATTGGAGAGCCAGGTACTCAGTTAACACTTCGTACATTCCACGTTGGTGGTATTGCAGGTAATATTTCAGAAGAAAATAAATTAGCTGTTAAGTTTGATGGTGTTGCTGAAATTGAAGATTTAAAAACAGTTAAAGGGCAAGATGGAGAAGGTAACGATATTGATGTTGTTATTTCTAGAACATCTGAACTTAAACTAACAGATAAGAAAACAGGTATTGTTTTAAGTACTAATAATATTCCTTACGGTTCAACTATTTTTGTTAAGAACGGTGATAGTTTAAGTAAAGGAGATGTTGTTTGTTCTTGGGATCCATATAATGGTGTTATTATTTCAGAATTTGCTGGTAAAGTAAAATATGAAAACATCGAACAAGGTATGACATACCAAGTTGAGATTGATGAGCAAACTGGTTTCCAAGAAAAGGTAATTTCTGAATCTAGAAACAAGAAGTTAATACCAACACTTCATATTGAAGACGCTAAAGGAGAAACAATTCGTTCGTACAACTTACCAGTTGGGGCGCACTTAATGATTGACGATGGCGAGAAAATTAATATTGGTAAAATTTTAGTTAAAATACCTCGTAAATCTGCAAAAGCAGGTGATATTACAGGAGGTTTACCTCGTGTAACTGAGTTATTTGAAGCTCGTAATCCTTCTAACCCAGCAGTAGTAAGTGCTATTGATGGTGTTGTTTCTTTTGGTAAAATTAAAAGAGGTAACCGTGAGATTATAGTAGAGTCTAAATTAGGTGATGTTAAGAAATACTTAGTGAAATTATCTAATCAAATTCTTGTTCAAGAAAATGATTATGTAAAAGCAGGTATGCCTTTATCTGATGGTTCTATTACGCCAAACGATATCTTAAATATTAAAGGACCTTCAGCAGTACAACAATACTTAGTAAATGAAGTACAAGAAGTATATCGTTTACAAGGTGTGAAAATTAATGATAAGCACTTTGAAGTTGTTGTAAGACAGATGATGCGTAAAGTACGTATTATTGATTCTGGTGATACTATTTTCTTAGAAGATCAATTAGCTCATAAAGCAGATTTTATACTAGAAAATGATGCTATTTTTGGAATGAAAGTTGTTGAAGATTCTGGTGATTCTGTAAATATTAAAGCAGGTCAAATTATTTCACCTCGTGAATTACGTGATGAAAATTCTCTTTTAAGAAGAGAGGATAAGCAACTTGTAGTAGCTAGAGATGCACAACCTGCAACTGCTACACCAATATTACAAGGTATTACAAGAGCATCACTTCAAACAAAATCATTTATTTCTGCGGCATCGTTCCAAGAGACAACTAAAGTTCTTAATGAAGCTGCTGTAGCAGGTAAAGTGGATTCTTTAGAAGGCTTGAAAGAAAATGTAATTGTTGGACATAGAATTCCAGCAGGTACAGGTATGAGAAGTTATTCTGATATTATAGTTGGCTCTAAAGAAGAGTTTGACGAAATGATGCAAGTAAAACAAGAATTAAATTATAACTAA
- the idi gene encoding isopentenyl-diphosphate Delta-isomerase: protein MKEEKVILVNEKDEQIGLMPKIEAHEKALLHRAFSVFVFNDKNELMLQQRAAHKYHSPLLWTNTCCSHQREGETNIEAGKRRLQEEMGFVVDLEDSISFIYKAPFDNGLTEHEYDHVLLGYSNIEPIINTDEVASWKWMSIEAVKNDILNNPEIYTEWFKIIFDKFYEHINISK, encoded by the coding sequence ATGAAAGAAGAAAAAGTAATACTTGTTAACGAAAAGGATGAGCAAATAGGATTAATGCCTAAAATTGAAGCACACGAAAAAGCCTTACTTCATAGAGCTTTTTCAGTTTTTGTTTTTAATGATAAAAACGAACTTATGCTTCAACAACGGGCAGCACATAAATATCATTCTCCATTATTATGGACTAATACCTGTTGTAGTCATCAAAGAGAAGGAGAAACTAATATTGAAGCTGGTAAACGCCGTTTACAAGAAGAAATGGGTTTTGTAGTAGATTTAGAAGACTCTATATCATTTATTTATAAAGCGCCCTTTGATAATGGGTTAACCGAGCATGAATACGACCATGTATTATTAGGTTATAGTAATATTGAACCGATAATAAATACAGACGAAGTTGCTAGTTGGAAATGGATGTCGATTGAAGCTGTAAAAAACGATATTTTAAATAATCCTGAAATATATACAGAATGGTTTAAAATTATTTTTGATAAATTCTACGAACATATAAATATTTCGAAATGA